GGCCATTACTTGAACTTCCACCAGCTTTTTTATGTGCCAATTTATCTTCTCCTTTAAATCTACTCTTATGAATTAATCTCTTTTATTTTTAGCAAAGAAACTATTTGTCTGTGTCCCTTTTTTCTGCGATAATTTTTTCGTCTTTTAAACTTAAAGACAATTACTTTTTTATCTTTTACAGTTTCCACGAGTTCAGCATTTACACTTGCATTCTCCACAAAAGGGTTGCCTATCTTTGTCTCTTTACCATCACTGACAAAAAGGACTTCATTCAAGACGATTGTATCTCCGGGCTTTCCCTCAATCTTTTCTACCTTTATTAAATCTCCGGGAGAAACAGTATATTGTTTACCCCCTGTTTGCACTACAGCATACACTATATCTTCCTCCCATTATGCTAAACTATCCGATTTTCAGCTGAACCTATTGATCGTTTTTCGCCGCTAAAACCAAACTCTATCA
Above is a genomic segment from Candidatus Schekmanbacteria bacterium containing:
- the rplU gene encoding 50S ribosomal protein L21, with the protein product MYAVVQTGGKQYTVSPGDLIKVEKIEGKPGDTIVLNEVLFVSDGKETKIGNPFVENASVNAELVETVKDKKVIVFKFKRRKNYRRKKGHRQIVSLLKIKEINS